A DNA window from Stenotrophomonas sp. 57 contains the following coding sequences:
- the pgaA gene encoding poly-beta-1,6 N-acetyl-D-glucosamine export porin PgaA, whose product MVVHRRLALCVGLACSALAWASGAAPPDREAALAEIGRYRDQARWLDALGAIERASQQQPNDDLLFKLRVLTLGDIGNAWRAWALYQQRPQLFDAAQKQRLEGDYLAKLVVWSLAYSSSEDSRLEEAESTLARMQRYLGSEGTPPAQAPLRIRMDRLILLNRLGRHAQVREEARALQAEGHTLPDYVLPAVGDSLMGTLHPEEAIPVLQAAVAGDPSRDASHSELAYAYLESEQQEKAIDLLQAWRDKEAAWRWSNGKSPYANWSRYEADLNLAMVRAYSGDLRTAQHDLESMVDIAPGNGGLQSALGSVYMMRGWPRRALQRQQMAHALDPRDIEPRLGMAEAYVALQRGDLARPLHDDLVARYPTQPAVERMDQAWRAHRGWHVKAWTDIGRSSGGGGTSPLGNNDRHYGLEVETPLLDDRWRLFAFADRRTVDFQDQRVDPLWLGAGVRYRFGRLDAEAAVFRANDHIGDTGLRLGVGWQFNDYWHAGLVAVRNDPDASMQARVAGITADSVSAQVDYRRSELTHWMFGASRFRYDDGNHRELFSTSVEQRLLTRPRWLVDGLASAYTSRGSRDDAPYFNPKRDRMVEIGLRIDQQLWRHYERHFRHRLTVSLGDYWQDGFGSALVPSVSYMHEWQLGQGRVFEYGVRWSRPVYDGHRERHIGFEAALRWGE is encoded by the coding sequence ATGGTTGTCCACCGCCGGCTGGCGCTCTGCGTCGGCCTTGCCTGCTCCGCCCTGGCCTGGGCCAGCGGCGCTGCCCCGCCCGATCGCGAGGCGGCCCTGGCCGAGATCGGCCGCTACCGCGACCAGGCCCGATGGCTGGATGCGCTGGGCGCCATCGAGCGTGCCAGCCAGCAACAGCCCAACGACGATCTGCTGTTCAAGCTGCGCGTGCTGACCCTGGGCGACATCGGCAATGCCTGGCGCGCATGGGCGCTGTACCAGCAGCGTCCGCAGCTGTTCGATGCTGCCCAGAAGCAACGCCTGGAGGGCGACTACCTGGCCAAGCTGGTGGTGTGGAGCCTGGCCTACAGCAGCAGCGAGGACAGCCGCCTGGAAGAGGCTGAATCGACCCTGGCACGCATGCAGCGCTACCTCGGCAGCGAAGGTACACCGCCGGCACAGGCGCCGCTGCGCATCCGCATGGACCGCCTGATCCTGCTCAACCGCCTGGGGCGCCACGCGCAGGTGCGCGAGGAAGCCCGGGCACTGCAGGCCGAAGGCCACACCCTGCCCGACTACGTGCTGCCCGCAGTAGGCGATTCGTTGATGGGCACGCTGCACCCGGAGGAAGCGATTCCGGTGCTGCAGGCAGCCGTCGCCGGCGATCCCTCGCGCGATGCCTCGCACTCGGAGCTGGCGTACGCCTACCTGGAAAGCGAACAGCAGGAAAAGGCCATCGACCTGCTGCAGGCATGGCGCGACAAGGAAGCCGCATGGCGCTGGAGCAACGGCAAGTCCCCGTATGCGAACTGGTCGCGCTACGAGGCCGACCTGAACCTGGCAATGGTGCGCGCCTACAGCGGCGACCTGCGCACCGCACAGCACGACCTGGAATCGATGGTCGACATCGCACCGGGCAACGGCGGCCTGCAGAGCGCACTGGGCAGCGTGTACATGATGCGCGGCTGGCCGCGCAGGGCGCTGCAGCGGCAGCAGATGGCGCACGCGCTGGACCCGCGCGACATCGAACCGCGGCTGGGCATGGCGGAGGCCTACGTCGCCCTGCAGCGCGGCGACCTGGCACGGCCGCTGCACGACGATCTGGTCGCGCGCTATCCCACCCAACCGGCAGTCGAACGCATGGACCAGGCGTGGCGCGCGCATCGCGGCTGGCACGTGAAGGCATGGACGGATATCGGCCGCAGCTCGGGCGGCGGTGGCACCTCGCCACTGGGCAACAACGACCGCCATTACGGTCTTGAGGTGGAAACGCCGTTGCTGGATGACCGCTGGCGGCTGTTCGCCTTCGCCGACCGCCGCACGGTCGATTTCCAGGACCAGCGCGTCGATCCGCTGTGGCTGGGTGCCGGCGTGCGCTACCGTTTCGGACGACTGGATGCAGAAGCAGCGGTGTTTCGCGCCAACGATCACATCGGCGATACCGGTCTTCGTCTCGGTGTCGGTTGGCAATTCAACGATTACTGGCACGCCGGGCTGGTGGCTGTACGCAACGATCCGGACGCCTCGATGCAGGCGCGCGTGGCCGGCATCACCGCTGACAGCGTGAGCGCGCAGGTGGACTACCGGCGCAGCGAGCTGACCCACTGGATGTTCGGCGCCAGCCGCTTCCGCTACGACGACGGCAACCACCGCGAACTGTTCAGCACCAGCGTTGAACAGCGCCTGCTGACCCGTCCGCGCTGGCTGGTCGATGGCCTCGCCAGTGCCTACACCAGCCGCGGCAGCCGCGACGACGCACCGTACTTCAACCCGAAACGCGATCGCATGGTCGAGATCGGGCTGCGCATCGACCAGCAGTTGTGGCGGCACTACGAACGCCACTTCCGGCACCGGCTGACGGTTTCACTGGGTGACTACTGGCAGGATGGCTTCGGCAGCGCGCTGGTCCCTTCGGTGTCCTACATGCACGAATGGCAGCTGGGCCAGGGCCGCGTGTTCGAGTACGGCGTGCGCTGGTCGCGGCCGGTCTACGACGGCCACCGCGAGCGTCATATCGGCTTCGAAGCCGCACTGCGCTGGGGAGAGTGA